One part of the Penaeus monodon isolate SGIC_2016 unplaced genomic scaffold, NSTDA_Pmon_1 PmonScaffold_381, whole genome shotgun sequence genome encodes these proteins:
- the LOC119570764 gene encoding superoxide dismutase [Cu-Zn]-like — MVSRHIGIRGNELSPFAENGRGSPPKTQIKNSDRSLLGGKCTPSSGKEIMRDASPRVQGPAGKPPPGKHRAHKTTKRPVSSACTVPPTTMRVHVGDLGNVLADGDGLAKVNITDPVISLKATFSVIGPLRLHAGEATFGDGGNGKSLKRGAKSRSTSGLGVIGFAFEGDA; from the exons ATGGTTTcccgccatatagggatcagaggcaatgagctttcgCCGTTTGCCGAAAACGGCCGGGggagcccccccaaaacccagatAAAAAACTCAGACCGAAGTTTACTTGGGGGGAAGTGTACG cCGTCgtctggtaaagagattatgcgagatgcttcaCCACGGGTACAGGGGCCCGCTGGCAAACCCCCGCCCGGTAAACACCGag CCCACAAAACGACCAAAAGACCCGTTTCCAGCGCCTGCACGGTTCCCCCGACGACCATGAGAGTACACGTCGGCGACCTTGGCAACGTGCTGGCTGACGGAGACGGATTAGCAAAGGTCAACATCACTGACCCTGTCATCTCTCTCAAGGCAACTTTTTCCGTCATCGGCCCCCTTCGACTGCACGCGGGCGAGGCGACCTTTGGGGACGGCGGCAACGGAAAGAGCCtcaaaaggggggcaaaaagcaGGTCGACGTCTGGCCTCGGCGTTATCGGCTTTGCGTTTGAAGGTGACGCTTAA